A genome region from Risungbinella massiliensis includes the following:
- a CDS encoding HNH endonuclease, translating into MKKDELFVPIAGYEGLYEVSNHGTIRALNRTVIDKDGKPRFFHGREVAWGKTKATDRHPIQRYNVELWKDNKRKRIPVHRLVALHFIPNPANKPQVNHIDGDPSNNYYKNLEWVTNSENVKHAHANGLNKGIGKPIIGTNIKTGERHHFKSCEDAARKINGNPDAIRGALKGRVKTSGGYTWEYQ; encoded by the coding sequence ATGAAAAAAGATGAGTTATTCGTTCCTATTGCTGGTTATGAAGGGTTATACGAAGTGTCTAACCATGGTACTATAAGGGCGTTGAATAGGACAGTAATAGACAAGGATGGGAAACCAAGATTTTTCCATGGAAGAGAGGTTGCATGGGGGAAAACAAAGGCAACAGATAGACACCCTATTCAGCGTTACAATGTGGAACTGTGGAAAGATAATAAAAGAAAACGTATTCCAGTCCATCGTTTAGTAGCGTTGCATTTTATTCCGAATCCAGCAAATAAACCACAAGTAAATCACATTGATGGAGATCCATCTAACAACTACTATAAAAACCTAGAATGGGTAACAAATTCAGAAAATGTAAAACATGCACATGCAAATGGTCTAAACAAAGGGATTGGAAAGCCCATAATAGGAACGAATATAAAAACAGGAGAACGCCACCATTTTAAAAGTTGCGAAGATGCCGCAAGAAAGATCAATGGAAACCCAGATGCGATCAGAGGGGCATTGAAAGGGCGAGTAAAAACTAGTGGCGGATATACTTGGGAATATCAATGA